Proteins from one Penicillium digitatum chromosome 2, complete sequence genomic window:
- a CDS encoding Proline permease, putative: MEKIAFADVSVSEDTSAGDFLPFRQTKRGLSSRHVQLMAIGGSIGTALFVGIGSYLREAGPLSVFLGYLVWGCLFMLPVNLCVGEMTAYLPLRGSIFELAARFIDPAFGFAMGWVYFYGGVMLVCTEYSAVSTVMQYWNTSVNPAVWVAMALVVCTMLNLVSVKWYGESEFVLASTKILLLIGLVLLTFITMLGGNPKHDIYGFRNWTEGVMFEYYTEGTMGRFLGFFSVMVYAAFSIAGPDLAALAAGEIQNPRVTIPRVVKMTFWRIVGFYVVGVLAAGIICSPRDPRLISAIADGAAGSAASPWVIGIENLGIKGLPDLINFLILLSGWSCGNAYLYSSSRTLYSLARDGQAPKFLLKCTASGIPIYCVLTASVLSCITFLVAGSSSVEVFFWFVDLTTIAFVLTYTGMVCVFIAWYRAMQAQGIDRKSFVPWVAPLQPYGAILAIVIGCLTAVFNGFSVFNPFSVQGFITSYFGLGFWVVMFVFWKMYHRTSFVKVAEADLYSGKAEIDEECKIWEEGNWAERRKEELAQMHWALRVWEKMW; encoded by the exons ATGGAGAAGATAGCTTTTGCAGACGTTTCCGTCTCCGAGGATACTAGTGCGGGTGATTTTTTACCCTTCCGGCAGACAAAGCGCGGTCTATCATCACGACATGTGCAATTGATGGCTATCGGGGGCTCAATCGGTACTGCCCTTTTCGTCGGTATTGGATCCTATCTGCGGGAGGCCGGTCCGTTGTCGGTGTTCCTTGGATATCTTGTTTGGGGATGTCTATTCATGTTGCCTGTTAATTTGTGTGTTGGGGAAATGACTGCATACCTTCCCCTTCGTGGGTCGATTTTTGAACTTGCTGCCCGGTTTATTGACCCGGCATTCGGGTTTGCTAT GGGCTGGGTATATTTCTATGGCGGTGTAATGCTAGTCtgcacggagtactctgcCGTCTCAACCGTCATGCAATACTGGAACACAAGCGTCAACCCCGCCGTGTGGGTAGCCATGGCACTGGTTGTTTGCACGATGCTCAACCTTGTCTCTGTGAAATGGTACGGCGAAAGCGAGTTCGTCCTAGCATCAACCAAGATCCTCCTTCTCATCGGACTCGTCCTCCTCACCTTCATCACAATGCTTGGAGGAAACCCCAAACACGACATCTATGGCTTCCGGAATTGGACCGAGGGCGTCATGTTTGAGTATTATACCGAGGGCACCATGGGACGATTTCTAGGCTTCTTCTCCGTCATGGTCTACGCAGCCTTCTCCATAGCTGGACCTGATCTCGCAGCTCTAGCTGCAGGAGAAATCCAGAACCCACGAGTCACCATTCCCCGAGTTGTGAAGATGACATTCTGGCGTATTGTGGGATTCTACGTCGTCGGCGTTCTAGCCGCAGGCATCATCTGCAGCCCACGCGACCCACGTCTCATATCCGCGATTGCCGATGGTGCTGCTGGCTCTGCCGCTTCACCTTGGGTTATCGGAATCGAGAACCTCGGCATCAAAGGCCTGCCAGACCTAATCAACTTCCTGATTTTGCTCTCTGGTTGGTCATGTGGCAATGCCTACCTTTACAGCTCTAGCCGAACACTCTACTCCCTCGCTCGCGATGGTCAAGCGCCGAAGTTCCTGTTAAAATGTACAGCTTCCGGCATCCCCATCTACTGTGTCCTCACGGCGTCTGTTTTGTCTTGTATCACATTCCTTGTGGCTGGTTCCTCTTCCGTCGAGGTCTTCTTCTGGTTCGTCGATCTGACCACCATCGCCTTCGTGCTTACCTACACGGGCATGGTCTGTGTCTTTATCGCCTGGTATCGTGCCATGCAAGCGCAAGGAATTGACCGTAAGTCGTTCGTTCCATGGGTTGCACCGCTACAGCCATACGGGGCCATTCTTGCTATCGTCATTGGCTGCTTGACTGCTGTCTTCAATGGCTTCTCTGTTTTCAACCCTTTCAGTGTGCAAGGCTTCATCACCTCCTATTTCGGTTTAGGGTTCTGGGTAGTCATGTTTGTCTTCTGGAAGATGTATCATCGGACTTCTTTTGTGAAAGTTGCAGAGGCAGATTTGTACTCTGGGAAGGCGGAGATCGATGAAGAGTGTAAGATCTGGGAAGAAGGTAACTGGGCGGAACGGCGGAAAGAGGAGTTAGCCCAAATGCATTGGGCTCTGCGAGTATGGGAGAAAATGTGGTGA
- a CDS encoding Ubiquinone biosynthesis methyltransferase Coq5, putative: MSTMSTRSAWRALHYSAKRRTFQATTPYRCFSCANRVQEQKPGNDRMTHFGFANVPESEKESRVGAVFSSVAASYDRMNDLMSLGIHRLWKDHFVRSLNPGSFLPAMTPEQRGWNILDIAGGTGDIAFRMLDHASNVNHDMETRVTISDINADMLAEGRKRSLDTPYYNTPRLNFVEANAEHMPHIPDASVDLYTVVFGIRNFTDKQAALNEAYRVLKPGGVFACMEFSKVDNPILDGIYKQWNFGAIPLIGQIVAGDRDSYQYLVESIERFPSQEEFRGMIQKAGFMIPGQGFENLTGGIAAIHKGIKPIVKA; the protein is encoded by the exons ATGTCCACCATGTCCACTCGCTCCGCCTGGCGAGCTTTGCACTACAGTGCCAAGCGTCGCACTTTCCAAGCCACCACCCCCTACCGTTGTTTCTCCTGTGCCAACCGCGTTCAGGAGCAGAAGCCGGGAAATGACCGCATGACACACTTCGGCTTCGCCAACGTGCCCGAGTCAGAGAAGGAGTCGCGAG TCGGCGCCGTCTTCAGCTCCGTAGCAGCCTCCTACGACCGCATGAATGACCTCATGTCCCTCGGTATCCACCGTCTCTGGAAAGACCACTTCGTGCGATCCCTAAACCCAGGCTCGTTTCTTCCCGCCATGACTCCCGAACAACGCGGCTGGAACATCCTGGACATCGCCGGCGGGACCGGCGACATCGCCTTCCGCATGCTGGACCACGCTTCGAACGTCAACCACGACATGGAGACCCGCGTCACGATCAGCGATATTAACGCGGATATGCTGGCCGAGGGCCGCAAGCGCTCGCTCGACACCCCATACTACAACACGCCGCGACTGAACTTCGTCGAGGCGAATGCTGAGCACATGCCGCATATCCCCGACGCCTCGGTGGATCTGTACACTGTCGTGTTTGGAATCCGGAACTTCACGGATAAGCAGGCTGCGCTGAATGAGGCGTATCGTGTGCTCAAGCCCGGTGGTGTCTTTGCTTGCATGGAGTTCAGTAAAGTTGATAACCCCATTCTGGATGGGATTTATAAGCAGTGGAACTTTGGTGCTATCCCGCTTATTGGTCAGATTGTTGCTGGGGACCGGGATAGCTATCAGTATCTTGTTGAGAGTATTGAGCGTTTCCCCAGTCAGGAGGAGTTTAGAGGTATGATTCAGAAGGCTGGGTTTATGATTCCTGGTCAGGGTTTTGAGAACCTTACCGGTGGTATTGCTGCTATCCATAAGGGTATCAAGCCGATTGTAAAGGCTTGA
- a CDS encoding Sugar isomerase, KpsF/GutQ yields the protein MLMFEETTPGARSWPLTPPNSSDPPAPKDVSSVVTAIHVISTERAALAHLEHIYQTDARAQHDLARAVDQIARSVREGGKLVVCGVGKSGKVGRKIEATMNSLGVYSAFLHPTEALHGDLGLVRPNDTVLLISFSGRSPELLSLLPHLPGTVPVIALTSHTHPVSCPLLALHGPSGMGILLPAPIHEDEESSFGVCAPTSSTTVALSLGDALAIATARKLHTATGKSPAEVFRGFHPGGAIGAATAAAETPLTTPPSDMVTGTFDSPASSVSLPWDEITNTPLIPALTLQSPAEQRPISRDMLVPLDHIPTASASSSQSPGDVRLLDILLTAIQHPHAKSWVMLSPSEIIPPRRIRALLSPGGDMDLRVSEVIAKDPGTPFVIPQSKWLLVTESTPLAEIRRTVSESRNRSDPVSVVAVVKDRASPGGIIGVTDAEDLLDG from the exons ATGTTGATGTTCGAAGAAACCACCCCCGGCGCCCGCTCGTGGCCTCTTACCCCTCCTAATTCTTCGGATCCACCAGCACCAAAAGATGTCTCATCAGTGGTGACAGCAATCCATGTGATCTCAACCGAGCGAGCAGCCCTCGCTCACCTTGAGCACATTTATCAGACCGACGCGCGAGCGCAACACGATCTGGCACGGGCCGTGGATCAGATCGCGCGGAGCGTGCGCGAGGGTGGGAAACTGGTCGTTTGCGGGGTCGGGAAAAGTGGAAAGGTCGGACGCAAAATCGAGGCTACCATGAATAGTCTGGGTGTATACAGCGCGTTCCTGCATCCGACTGAAGCCTTGCATGGCGATCTGGGATTGGTTCGGCCG AATGATACGGTTCTTCTTATATCCTTCTCTGGTCGCTCCCCTGAGCTTCTATCTCTGCTTCCGCATCTTCCCGGGACTGTTCCGGTGATCGCTCTCACGTCGCATACACATCCAGTGTCATGTCCGCTTCTCGCGTTGCATGGCCCTTCAGGAATGGGCATTCTTTTGCCGGCACCGATTCatgaggatgaagagtcTTCTTTTGGTGTGTGCGCGCCCACGTCGTCCACTACAGTGGCCTTGTCGCTGGGCGATGCTCTAGCCATTGCTACGGCCCGGAAACTGCACACTGCGACAGGGAAGAGCCCTGCCGAGGTCTTTCGGGGGTTCCATCCTGGTGGCGCTATTGGAGCGGCGACGGCAGCGGCAGAGACGCCGCTGACCACGCCCCCGAGCGACATGGTAACGGGGACATTTGACTCTCCAGCGTCGTCTGTGTCTCTTCCGTGGGATGAAATCACGAACACTCCGTTGATCCCTGCTCTCACTTTACAGTCACCAGCGGAACAGCGTCCAATTTCGCGAGACATGCTGGTCCCGCTCGATCATATCCCCACTGCCTCTGCATCTTCATCGCAGTCACCCGGCGATGTCCGCCTTCTTGATATTCTTCTGACAGCCATCCAGCATCCTCATGCCAAATCATGGGTAATGTTGTCTCCGTCTGAAATAATTCCTCCCCGGCGTATTCGTGCACTTCTTTCTCCTGGTGGAGACATGGACTTGCGTGTGTCCGAGGTCATCGCCAAAGACCCTGGTACTCCATTCGTTATACCTCAAAGTAAATGGCTCTTGGTGACAGAATCGACACCCCTCGCGGAAATCCGGCGTACTGTTTCCGAATCTCGAAATAGATCAGATCCAGTGTCTGTCGTTGCTGTCGTGAAGGATAGGGCCTCTCCCGGCGGCATCATAGGGGTAACGGATGCAGAGGATCTATTGGATGGATGA
- a CDS encoding putative nicotinate-nucleotide adenylyltransferase produces the protein MAIEMVGGQSDDVHQTPVDITPALMEDYTFPEYRLKRTMSDPEKTPLLLVACGSFSPITYLHLRMFEMANDHVRFSTDFEIIGGYLSPVSDAYRKAGLASAEHRVAMCQLAVDQTSDWLMVDTWEPIQKAYQPTAVVLDHFDHEINVVRGGVDTGNGTRKPVRIALLAGADLIHTMSTPGVWSEKDLDHILGKYGSFIVERSGTDIDEALASLQPWKDNIHVIQQLIQNDVSSTKIRLFLRREMSVRYLIPVPVIHYIEQHHLYEDDGTAEKGKEKQEGR, from the exons ATGGCAATCGAAATGGTTGGTGGGCAGAGTGATGATGTCCACCAGACACCCGTTGACATCACCCCCGCGTTGATGGAGGACTACACCTTCCCGGAGTATCGCCTCAAGCGCACCATGAGCGACCCCGAGAAGACCCCTCTCTTGCTGGTCGCTTGTGGTTCTTTCTCACCCATTACCTATTTACATCTGCGAATGTTTGAAATGGCCAACGATCATGTCAGATTTAGCACCGACTTCGAAATCATTGGAGGATATCTTTCGCCGGTGTCGGATGCCTATCGCAAGGCTGGTCTGGCCAGTGCAGAGCATCG GGTTGCGATGTGTCAACTTGCAGTCGATCAAACATCTGACTGGTTGATGGTGGACACATGGGAGCCAATTCAGAAGGCCTATCAGCCAACTGCCGTGGTGCTAGATCACTTCGATCATGAAATCAATGTGGTCCGTGGGGGGGTGGACACCGGAAACGGAACCCGGAAGCCCGTTCGCATTGCTCTGCTAGCCGGGGCGGATCTCATCCATACGATGTCCACACCGGGTGTATGGAGTGAGAAGGATTTGGATCACATTCTAGGCAAATACGGC TCTTTCATTGTGGAGCGCAGTGGCACAGATATTGATGAAGCCCTAGCCAGCTTGCAGCCCTGGAAAGACAATATCCATGTCATCCAACAGCTCATTCAGAATGATGTCAGCAGCACGAAGATTCGACTATTCTTGCGGCGTGAGATGAGTGTGCGCTACCTCATCCCAGTTCCAGTCATTCATTACATTGAGCAGCATCATCTATATGAAGATGATGGCACGGCAGAGAAGGGTAAAGAGAAACAGGAGGGTCGATAA
- a CDS encoding Ubiquitin-protein ligase Ufd4, putative, whose translation MSRQDVNVRGMKNALSNGDKEAYCPNGNSYSYPNIVSRQPIRLAFDRCADGGLQTPSVNRQDPLEDYPVSPAGTSTASSSLRITRSSARLATDPPPAESGTPLQTAGSTSSRKRKASSRHDRQADAPIQPTPPSPQRKAKRPRTAASQTAPSTGPVAAAPRRGARSRPTMSQSGPSSRPSEESSKSTTSPQPSRRKSSRNDRPTTTQSPPPRRSKKRSAKPNPEAVMRDAEEELEQEEHQEEHQGSQMGESNDGTNPSALADDDMDPFHSSLFGGRGPMGLQSTLRALTGMMSGMSSRLRDILSNLRAKDNPSLQLIALQELSDLLLVSNEDNLSGQFSPDPYVKELVALMQPNQFGEENPEIMLLACRSLANLMEALRGSVANVVYGGAVPILCQKLLDIQFIDLAEQALSTLAKISVDFPASIVREGGLTACLTYLDFFPTSTQRTAVSTAANCCRNLPHDSFPVVRDVMPTLLNVLASNDPKVVEQGCLCVSRIVESFKHRPENLEELIEPAMLKAVLRLLLPGTTNLIGPHIHTQFLRVLAIVSKTSPRLSNELLKMDVVDTLYQILTGVSPPQDVDNTAVKMDSVLVMQALIHRPREQVFETLNVICELLPGVPSRDASKTDNLLSSYFDSHMSIGLRSPKTKEAVEERRSLLVNCKAELKRFAMILFPTLTDAYSSTVNLHVRQKVLIAQLKMLHILEPSLIEDALRTVPYASFLAAILSQKDHPSLVSLALRCAELLFQRLEHVYQHQFHREGVISAIIKLSEGSLSGDQEIDSSDPTRINITTDSSRGAGEIGAGGDDEDDDDEADDYDDEDGDDDDHDDMSDSEDEFMVGPRSLQKMDNALNDVVIRDAQAFLEVYETSHGEIVRAEALRILTALKSLAFEIKSRYSRGGEGGLPLFKQLASYFDGDALESITSSELLNSGIIDVLLSVLGNFQAPSIRDARADFLRAFMGVSISDKAQSQSTATTPFSVLIRKLQDLLSRTEHFEVLTVSHNSLENTRSNAAYMLSKQLRLKLVADDGSEVPRPYRNLMVSIHAIATFKALDDFLHPRIAVAEKPRPSRTRDSILSQFANASRLREQLASGSGMNLPSHAGGPHGTVTDPADGAYDPATGHPHHQSNRIQEDEDEDPDDEPLECADERQLTDEDEDGGEEEEDEELNAIVDDLDEDMENDNISDPSAVNMEVASSGKVTARKEDGTRVGTPSQTAASKPSSSSTPTAPPSRMPNNSLASAGRPFSSYAAAMASVPQDWHLEFFVDGKPVTNETTIYRGVHHDREDLDESSAKNVWSAVHTITFKRVPGPPPPEPSTLTSASQASSGGDTLEIPASLDKNPTTSSIIRLLRVLHEMNATIDDILTDSKDSATITSEPLSQFINTKLTAKINRQLEEPLIVASDCLPSWSEDLARLFSFLFPFETRHLFLQSTAFGYSRAMMRWQNSQSVEDSRRDLRRDDRPFLGRLQRQKVRISRSRILDSALKVMELYGSSPSILEVEYFEEVGTGLGPTLEFYSTVSREFSKKKLKIWRDTDGSSTTEYAFGTRGLFPAPMSDEQAAQDVGKKQLNIFKVLGKFVARSMLDSRIIDISFNPAFFRIADTLSSVAPSLGTVKLVDHDLANSLIMLKEFVNAKIVIEADMSLSPARKSEAVQNITVHGARVDDLGLDFTLPGYPAIELISGGADVQLTIENVDTYVERVIDMTLGSGVRRQVDAFRAGFSQVFPFSSLRAFTPSELVMLFGQAEEDWSIETLMDSIKADHGFNMDSRSVRNLLQTMSELDNQQRRDFLQFVTGSPKLPIGGFKSLTPIFTVVCRPSEPPYTPDDYLPSVMTCVNYLKLPDYSDLDVLKKRLSVAIKEGQGAFHLS comes from the exons ATGTCTAGGCAAGATGTCAATGTGCGGGGGATGAAGAATGCTCTGTCAAACGGGGACAAGGAAGCATACTG CCCCAACGGCAACAGTTACAGCTACCCGAACATCGTTTCTCGCCAGCCCATTCGGCTAGCCTTCGACAGGTGTGCGGATGGCGGGTTGCAAACG CCTTCCGTCAACCGTCAGGACCCTCTCGAGGATTATCCCGTCTCCCCCGCAGGCACTTCCACGGCCTCTTCTTCCCTGAG AATAACTCGCTCCTCCGCGAGACTCGCCACTGACCCTCCACCTGCTGAGTCCGGTACACCGCTACAAACGGCCGGCTCAACCTCATCCCGGAAACGCAAGGCATCTTCCCGCCACGACCGACAAGCAGACGCCCCGATACAGCCAACACCGCCGTCGCCCCAAAGGAAAGCCAAGCGACCGCGGACTGCAGCATCCCAAACAGCTCCATCTACTGGTCCTGTTGCCGCTGCACCCCGTCGAGGCGCCCGCAGCCGTCCAACCATGTCACAATCGGG ACCGTCATCTCGACCGTCGGAGGAATCATCCAAATCGACGACCTCTCCACAGCCATCGAGGCGAAAGTCCAGTCGGAACG ATCGACCCACGACAACACAGTCTCCGCCTCCCCGACGCTCGAAGAAGCGTTCCGCCAAGCCAAACCCAGAAGCTGTGATGCGAGATGCAGAGGAGGAACTCGAGCAGGAGGAACATCAAGAAGAACACCAAGGATCCCAAATGGGAGAGAGCAACGATGGCACCAACCCCTCTGCGCTTGCTGATGATGATATGGATCCATTCCATAGCAGCCTGTTTGGTGGCCGAGGCCCCATGGGACTCCAGAGCACTCTCCGTGCGCTTACTGGCATGATGAGCGGCATGTCCTCACGTCTTCGAGACATCCTCTCCAACTTGAGAGCAAAGGATAATCCATCTCTCCAGTTGATCGCCCTCCAAGAGTTGTCGGATCTATTGCTTGTTTCGAATGAGGATAACCTGTCTGGTCAATTTTCGCCGGACCCGTACGTGAAGGAGCTTGTCGCTCTGATGCAACCGAACCAGTTCGGCGAAGAGAATCCCGAGATTATGCTTCTAGCATGTCGCTCTCTTGCGAACCTAATGGAGGCCCTGCGGGGCTCCGTAGCGAATGTTGTATATGGTGGTGCTGTACCCATCCTTTGTCAGAAGCTGCTTGATATACAGTTCATCGATCTAGCTGAGCAGGCTTTGAGTACTTTGGCCAAGATTTCAGTCGACTTCCCAGCCTCAATTGTGCGGGAAGGTGGATTGACCGCGTGCCTCACATATCTTGACTTCTTTCCAACCAGCACTCAACGAACAGCAGTCAGCACGGCTGCCAATTGCTGTCGCAACCTCCCCCATGACTCGTTCCCTGTGGTGCGAGATGTAATGCCCACCCTACTTAACGTCCTGGCCAGCAATGACCCCAAGGTCGTGGAGCAAGGGTGCCTATGCGTATCACGGATTGTTGAGAGCTTCAAGCACCGACCTGAGAACCTGGAGGAGCTGATTGAGCCTGCTATGCTCAAAGCTGTTCTTCGGCTCCTACTGCCAGGAACCACCAACCTAATTGGGCCTCATATCCACACGCAATTCCTTCGGGTATTGGCAATTGTATCGAAAACAAGCCCACGATTATCAAATGAGCTTCTCAAGATGGATGTAGTGGATACACTTTACCAAATTTTGACCGGCGTGTCACCCCCACAAGATGTGGATAACACGGCCGTCAAGATGGACAGTGTGTTGGTTATGCAAGCATTGATTCATCGGCCCCGGGAGCAAGTGTTTGAAACTCTCAATGTCATCTGCGAGCTACTGCCAGGTGTTCCAAGCCGCGATGCCTCTAAGACTGACAATCTGCTAAGCTCATACTTTGATAGCCACATGTCCATCGGACTGAGGTCGCCAAAAACCAAAGAGGCAGTGGAGGAGAGGCGCTCCTTGCTCGTCAACTGCAAGGCTGAGCTCAAGCGCTTTGCGATGATTCTCTTCCCCACTTTGACAGATGCCTACTCAAGCACGGTCAATCTGCATGTTCGCCAGAAAGTTCTGATTGCACAGCTGAAGATGCTGCACATTCTcgagccttctttgattgAAGATGCCCTGCGTACAGTTCCTTACGCGTCATTCCTGGCTGCTATTCTGTCTCAGAAAGACCACCCTTCTCTCGTATCTTTGGCTCTACGCTGCGCCGAGCTACTGTTCCAGCGACTTGAACATGTCTACCAACATCAATTCCACCGAGAAGGAGTGATCTCCGCTATTATCAAATTATCCGAAGGCTCTCTTTCAGGAGACCAGGAGATTGATTCATCCGACCCCACACGTATAAATATCACCACAGATTCATCCCGAGGTGCTGGCGAAATTGGAGCTGGCGgagatgatgaggatgatgacgatgaagcCGATGACTacgacgacgaggatggcgatgatgatgaccaTGATGACATGTCTGATTCCGAGGATGAATTCATGGTGGGCCCACGCAGTCTACAAAAGATGGACAATGCGCTCAACGACGTAGTTATCCGAGATGCTCAAGCTTTCCTCGAGGTATATGAAACAAGCCATGGCGAAATCGTTCGAGCAGAGGCGCTCAGGATCTTGACAGCATTGAAATCTCTCGCCTTCGAAATCAAGTCACGCTATTCTCGTGGCGGTGAGGGCGGCCTTCCGTTATTTAAACAACTCGCGTCATACTTTGATGGAGACGCCTTGGAGAGCATCACCAGCTCTGAATTGCTCAACTCCGGCATCATAGACGTTCTTCTGTCTGTTCTTGGTAACTTTCAAGCGCCTTCTATCCGCGATGCCAGAGCCGACTTCCTACGGGCGTTCATGGGTGTTTCGATCTCAGACAAGGCTCAAAGCCAGAGCACCGCCACAACACCTTTCAGTGTACTTATCCGCAAGCTGCAAGACTTGCTTAGCAGAACGGAACATTTTGAAGTCCTCACCGTCAGTCACAATTCGCTGGAGAACACCCGCAGCAACGCCGCCTACATGCTGAGCAAACAGCTCCGGCTCAAGCTGGTTGCCGATGACGGGTCCGAAGTTCCTCGCCCCTATCGCAACCTCATGGTGTCAATTCATGCCATTGCTACATTCAAGGCCTTGGATGACTTCCTTCATCCCCGAATCGCCGTGGCGGAAAAGCCTCGCCCCTCACGGACAAGGGACTCCATTCTCTCCCAATTTGCCAATGCATCCCGACTTCGTGAACAGTTGGCTTCGGGGTCTGGCATGAACCTTCCAAGTCACGCAGGGGGCCCACATGGTACTGTCACCGATCCTGCGGATGGGGCCTATGATCCTGCAACCGGTCACCCACATCATCAATCAAATCGGATTCAagaggatgaagacgaagacccCGATGACGAGCCCCTTGAGTGTGCAGATGAAAGGCAACTGActgatgaagacgaagacggcggcgaggaagaagaggacgaAGAACTCAACGCCATTGTTGATGATCTCGATGAGGATATGGAAAATGATAATATCTCGGACCCCTCGGCAGTCAACATGGAGGTGGCGTCTTCAGGCAAGGTCACAGCTCGCAAGGAGGATGGTACTCGAGTTGGGACTCCCTCCCAGACGGCTGCATCGAAACcctcttcatcatcaacacCTACCGCTCCTCCCAGCCGCATGCCCAACAACTCGCTCGCCTCTGCAGGGCGCCCATTCTCATCATATGCCGCTGCGATGGCCTCGGTGCCTCAGGACTGGCACCTTGAATTTTTCGTAGATGGTAAGCCGGTTACCAATGAGACAACTATCTATCGGGGTGTTCATCACGACCGTGAGGACTTGGATGAGAGTAGTGCCAAGAACGTCTGGTCGGCAGTTCATACCATCACGTTCAAACGCGTTCCTGGTCCCCCACCGCCTGAGCCCTCAACCCTCACATCGGCCTCCCAAGCTTCTTCTGGGGGCGATACCCTTGAGATCCCAGCCTCGCTCGACAAAAACCCCACGACTTCATCCATCATTCGCCTACTTCGTGTTTTGCACGAAATGAACGCAACCATTGATGACATTTTGACCGATAGCAAAGACTCTGCCACCATCACTTCAGAGCCTTTGTCCCAATTCATCAACACGAAGCTTACCGCCAAGATCAACCGCCAACTTGAGGAGCCCCTGATTGTGGCAAGCGATTGCCTTCCAAGTTGGAGTGAAGACCTAGCCAGGCTTTTCTCCTTCTTATTCCCATTCGAGACAAGGCATTTATTCCTGCAGTCTACTGCATTTGGCTACTCACGGGCGATGATGAGATGGCAAAATTCTCAAAGTGTCGAGGATAGCCGACGTGACCTGCGCCGCGACGATCGCCCATTCCTTGGGCGGCTGCAACGCCAAAAAGTGCGCATCTCTCGTTCTCGTATCCTAGATTCTGCATTAAAAGTTATGGAGCTCTATGGGTCGTCCCCCAGCATCCTTGAGGTTGAATACTTTGAAGAAGTCGGTACTGGATTAGGGCCGACTCTTGAATTCTACTCCACTGTTTCCAGAGAgttctcgaagaagaagctcaagATATGGAGAGACACGGATGGGAGCtctactacggagtacgcaTTTGGCACGCGTGGCCTGTTCCCAGCGCCTATGAGTGATGAACAAGCAGCCCAGGATGTCGGCAAGAAGCAATTGAACATTTTCAAGGTGCTAGGGAAGTTCGTGGCCCGTTCGATGCTTGACTCCCGGATTATCGACATTTCGTTTAATCCAGCGTTCTTCCGTATCGCGGATACTCTGTCCTCGGTGGCACCATCTCTGGGCACTGTCAAGCTAGTTGATCACGACCTCGCGAACTCCTTGATCATGCTCAAGGAATTTGTCAATGCCAAAATCGTTATTGAGGCAGACATGTCGCTTTCGCCAGCCCGTAAATCCGAGGCCGTGCAAAACATCACGGTCCACGGTGCCAGGGTTGATGATCTGGGGTTGGACTTCACTTTACCTGGATATCCTGCTATTGAATTAATTTCTGGCGGCGCTGATGTACAGTTGACAATCGAAAATGTTGACACTTACGTCGAACGAGTGATCGACATGACACTGGGCAGCGGTGTCCGGCGTCAGGTGGATGCCTTCCGGGCTGGATTCTCGCAAGtcttccccttttcttcCCTTCGTGCTTTCACTCCCAGTGAGCTTGTCATGCTTTTCGGACAAGCCGAGGAGGATTGGTCTATCGAAACCTTGATGGATTCCATCAAGGCCGATCACGGTTTCAACATGGACAGTCGGAGTGTCCGCAACCTGCTGCAGACTATGAGTGAGCTGGACAATCAGCAACGTCGAGATTTCCTTCAGTTTGTCACTGGTAGCCCCAAGCTCCCCATTGGAG GTTTTAAGAGTCTGACGCCGATCTTCACTGTCGTGTGTCGCCCAAGCGAACCGCCATATACTCCCGACGACTATCTTCCTAGTGTGATGACTTGCGTCAACTACCTGAAGTTGCCGGACTATAGTGACCTGGATGTTCTCAAGAAGCGCCTCTCAGTCGCCATcaaagaaggccaaggagctTTCCATCTTTCCTAG
- a CDS encoding lccl domain-containing protein has product MAAPREITMENLNGQWVLNKDLTSETDPILKLQKVPWWIRKAFGLATIYLQISQFQAASETSSLSTHIDFTQTASAGLAATKEDRVLDWKMSDHEDYFFGKVQGQSEFVRGVTDADGIVRPGFELQMANANAEIKKYLRGEIEADGRKSAGFIVEDWNRRSEEDPGLWVHTFERNVKSGWTAEQIWGFEMFGDLRYFSRRVVVMTTKGECLCGRIVLDFARTG; this is encoded by the exons ATGGCTGCTCCTCGAGAGATCACCATGGAAAACCTCAACGGCCAATGGGTCCTA AACAAGGACCTCACCAGCGAAACAGATCCTATTTTAAAATTG CAAAAAGTCCCTTGGTGGATCCGCAAGGCATTCGGACTCGCAACAATTTACCTTCAAATCTCTCAATTCCAAGCAGCTTCCGAAACAAGTTCACTATCGACACACATCGATTTCACGCAAACAGCCAGTGCCGGCCTAGCCGCAACCAAAGAAGATCGCGtcttggattggaagatGTCAGACCACGAGGACTACTTCTTCGGCAAGGTCCAAGGACAGAGTGAATTCGTTCGTGGTGTCACTGATGCGGATGGAATCGTTAGGCCTGGCTTTGAGCTACAGATGGCCAATGCCAATGCGGAGATAAAGAAGTACTTGCGAGGGGAAATTGAAGCGGATGGGAGGAAATCTGCGGGGTTTATCGTGGAGGATTGGAATCGGAGGTCGGAAGAAGATCCTGGGCTTTGGGTACATACCTTTGAGAGGAATGTTAAGTCTGGATGGACAGCGGAGCAG ATTTGGGGGTTTGAGATGTTTGGGGACTTGCGATACTTCTCACGTCGAGTGGTGGTCATGACCACCAAGGGAGAATGTTTATGTGGGAGAATTGTCTTGGATTTTGCAAGGACTGGATGA